One Triticum dicoccoides isolate Atlit2015 ecotype Zavitan chromosome 5B, WEW_v2.0, whole genome shotgun sequence genomic window carries:
- the LOC119306205 gene encoding premnaspirodiene oxygenase-like: MDELYVQSLVLAAVAVALLQVLKGYLNPMRERAPPGPWKLPVIGSMHHLVNVLPHRKLRDLADAHGPLMMLQLGQTPLVVVSSKETARLVLKTHDTNFATRPKLLAGEIVGYEWADILFSPSGDYWRKLRQLCAAEILSPKRVLSFRHIREDEVMMRVEQIRKAGPSTPVNLSVMFHSVTNSIVARAAFGKKRKNAAEFMAAIKSGVGLASGFNIPDLFPTWTTLLATITGMKRSLQGIYTTVDAILEEIIAERKAARADKIKAGATENVDENLVDVLIGLQEKGGFGFHLDDSRMKAIILDMFAGGTGTSASAMEWGMSELMRNPRVMKKLQGQIREAFKGKAAVTEADLQASNLQYLKLVIKEALRLHPPAPLLVPRESIDHCEMEGYTVPAKSRVVINAWAIGRDPKYWEAAEEFRPERFEDGAVDFTGSSYEFLPFGAGRRMCPGFNYGLASMELALVGLLYHFDWSLPEGVAEVDMEEAPGLGVRRRTPLMLLATPFVPAAVA, translated from the exons ATGGACGAGCTCTACGTCCAGTCGCTGGTGCTGGCGGCGGTGGCCGTGGCCCTGCTGCAGGTGCTGAAGGGGTACCTGAACCCGATGCGGGAGAGGGCGCCGCCAGGGCCGTGGAAGCTGCCGGTGATCGGCAGCATGCACCACCTGGTGAACGTGCTGCCGCACCGCAAGCTGCGGGACCTGGCGGACGCGCACGGCCCACTGATGATGCTGCAGCTCGGCCAGACGCCGCTGGTGGTGGTGTCGTCCAAGGAGACGGCGCGCCTGGTGCTCAAGACCCACGACACCAACTTCGCCACCCGCCCCAAGCTCCTCGCCGGCGAGATCGTCGGCTACGAGTGGGCCGACATCCTCTTCTCCCCCTCCGGCGACTACTGGCGCAAGCTCCGCCAGCTCTGCGCCGCCGAGATCCTCAGCCCCAAACGAGTGCTCTCCTTCCGACACATCAGGGAGGACGAG GTGATGATGCGGGTGGAGCAGATCCGCAAGGCGGGGCCGTCGACGCCGGTGAACCTGAGCGTCATGTTCCACAGCGTGACCAACAGCATCGTGGCGCGGGCGGCGTTCGGGAAGAAGCGGAAGAACGCGGCGGAGTTCATGGCCGCCATCAAGTCCGGCGTCGGCCTGGCCAGCGGCTTCAACATCCCCGACCTCTTCCCGACGTGGACCACTCTGCTCGCCACCATCACCGGCATGAAGCGCAGCCTCCAGGGCATCTACACCACGGTGGACGCCATCCTGGAGGAGATCATCGCCGAGAGGAAGGCCGCCCgcgccgacaagatcaaggccggcGCCACCGAGAACGTGGACGAGAACCTGGTGGACGTGCTCATCGGCCTACAGGAGAAGGGCGGCTTCGGGTTCCACCTGGACGACAGCAGGATGAAGGCCATCATCCTGGACATGTTCGCGGGCGGCACCGGGACGTCGGCGTCGGCCATGGAGTGGGGGATGTCGGAGCTGATGCGCAACCCGCGGGTGATGAAGAAGCTGCAGGGCCAGATCCGGGAGGCGTTCAAGGGGAAGGCGGCGGTGACGGAGGCCGACCTGCAGGCGAGCAACCTGCAGTACCTGAAGCTGGTGATCAAGGAGGCGCTCCGGCTGCACCCGCCGGCGCCGCTGCTGGTACCCCGCGAGAGCATCGACCACTGCGAGATGGAAGGGTACACGGTCCCGGCCAAGTCGCGCGTGGTGATCAACGCGTGGGCCATCGGCCGGGACCCCAAGTACTGGGAGGCCGCCGAGGAGTTCCGGCCGGAGCGCTTCGAGGACGGCGCCGTGGACTTCACCGGCAGCAGCTACGAGTTCCTCCCGTTCGGCGCGGGACGCAGGATGTGCCCCGGCTTCAACTACGGGCTGGCCAGCATGGAGCTGGCCCTCGTCGGTCTGCTCTACCACTTCGACTGGTCGCTGCCGGAGGGCGTGGCCGAGGTCGACATGGAGGAGGCCCCCGGCCTCGGCGTGCGCCGCCGCACCCCGCTGATGCTCCTCGCCACCCCCTTCGTGCCGGCAGCCGTCGCGTAG